Within the Beduinella massiliensis genome, the region AGCGTGGCGTCCACGCCGCAGGTGCGCGCGTAATCGTACAGCGAGCCCTCCAGGAAATGCATATCCTGCGGTACGTAGGAAATGGCGAGGCCGTTAGCGACGCGGAGCGTCCCGCCGTGGGGAATTTCCTCCCCCGCGATGAGCTTGAGGATGCTCGACTTTCCGCATCCATTGGGCCCAGAAAGCGCGATGCGCTCGCCGCCCTGCACCGTGAAGCGCACGCCCCGCGTCACCTCGCGCCCGTCAAAGCGGATGGACAAGTCCAATGCCTCCGCCAGCTTGCTTTGGCGGAATTCGAGCGGGTGCATCGTCAGCGGCTCCACTGTCTCCACGTCCCGCAGCAGTCCCCGCTTCTCCTCCACCGCCCGCAGCCTGCGCGTCTCGGCGTTCTTGGCGCGCTTCATCATCTTGGCGGACTTATGGCCGACGTAGCCGCTGTCCGCTGCCCCTTTCTTCGTCTTTTCTACCGCGTCCGACCAGCCTGCGGTCGCCCGCGCCGCCGTTGCCAGCCGCCCGATGTCTCGTTTCAGGCGCTCGTTTTCGCCCTGCTCGTACTGCTCGCGCAGCGCTTTATTGTGCATGAAGGTGGAAAAGTCGCAGGATACCACCTCAATGCCCGTCTTGTTGAGCGAAAGCACGTGATCTACGCACGCGTCCAGAAAGGCGCGGTCGTGCGACACGAGGATAAAGCCGCTCTTGCGGCGAAGGTAGGCAGCCACCTGCTCTCGGGCGCGCATGTCCAGGTGATTCGTCGGCTCGTCGATCAGCAAAAAGCGGTGGTCGCGCAAAAACAGCAGCGCCAGCAGCACCTTGGTGCGCTCGCCGCCGGACAGGGTGTCAAAGGGACGCCAGAGCGCCCCCTCGTCCACGAAGAGCAGGCCGAGCTCGCGCTCAAAGCGCCACTGCTCCATGCCAGGGTTGAGCTGCTGCGCGGCTTCCAGCGTCGTGAGGCTTCCGTCCGGCACCTCCAGGGGGAAGTACTCAAACTGCACGGGCGCGGTTATCGTGCCTTCGTAGGGATAAGCCCCCATCAGCAGCTTTAAAAACGTCGTCTTGCCGCGCCCGTTGCGGCCCGTAAAGCCCAAACGCCAGCTCGTGTCGATCTGAAAGGATACGTCCTCGAACACGTCCTCAAAGCTGCCGTCATAGCCGAATGTGAGATGGGATACGTCGATCAGTGCCATATGGCATCACCCTTTCCAATACAAACAGGCCGCAGAAAGCAGCGCTTTCCACGGCCTGTTTTTTGCGCGCAAACAGTGCGCCATCCCCAAAAGGGTGCAAAAAAAGCCGGGAACATGCGGTCTGCTTCCTGCCGGCGGGCAGCACAAGCGACGGCATACGCCGTGCTCCGCTGCCCAACACACATCAGCAAGAAGTCTTCCGCATCTTCCCAGCTCCCATCTCGTCTTAATACCGAAAGTATAGCGCACGCCCATGTACTTGTCAAGAGGGGCGCAGGCGCCGCCATCCAGTCGATGCCTCCCCACGTGTGCGAAGCTTGCGCAGCCCGTCTGGATCAGTAGGCCTTTGCAAAGTACATGACCTTTTCGGCCTTCTTGCCGCAGCAGACGCAGGTGCCGCCCACGGGCGTCTGGTCAAAAGGCATGTTGCGGCTCGTCGCGCCGGTGAGCTCCTTGATCTTGTCCTCGCAGGCCTGCTCGCCGCACCACATGGCCTTTGCGTAGCCGCCGTTCACCTGCGCGGTCAGTTCGTCCATGTCCTGCACGACCTTCGTGTGCTCGTCGCGGAAGGCGCGGGCAATCTCGAACATGTTCTGATGCACGTCCTCCAGCAGCGCGCCCACCTCGCCCGCAAGGCCGCTCAGCGCGAGGGGCTTCTTCTCGAACGTATCACGCCGGACGGAGAGCACCTGGCCCGCCTCGATGTCGCGGGGGCCGACCTCCAGACGCACGGGCACGCCCTTGAGCTCCCATTCGTTGAACTTCCAGCCCGCGGAGACGTTGTCGCGGTCGTCCAGCTTCACACGGATTCCCGCGGCCGCGAGCTCATCCCGAATCTCCTGGCACTTCTCCATCACGCCGCCCTTGTGCGCGGCGATGGGCAGGATGACGACCTGAACAGGAGCGACCCTGGGGGGCAGCTTGAGCCCGCGTTCGTCGCCGTGCGTCATGATGATCGCGCCGATTAAGCGAGTGGACACGCCCCAGCTCGTCTCGTGGCAGTATTCCAGCTTGCCGTCCTTGGACAGGTACGTGATGTCAAAGGGCTCCGCAAAGTTGGTGCCGAAATTGTGGCTGGTGCCGCTCTGCAAGGCCTTGCCGTCCTGCATCATGGCTTCCACGCTGTAGGTCGCGCGCGCGCCCGCGAACTTTTCCTTTTCGCTCTTCTGGCCGGAATAGACGGGCACGGCCAGCACGTTTTCGCAGAATTCGTGATAGACGCGCAGCATCTGCATCGTCTCCTCCTGCGCCTCCTCGGCCGTGGCGTGCACGGTATGGCCCTCCTGCCACAGGAATTCCGCGGTGCGCAGGAAAGGGCGCGTTGTCTTCTCCCAGCGCATGACCGAGCACCACTGGTTGTACTTGAGCGGCAGGTCGCGCCAGGACTGCACCCACTTGGAGTACATCGTGCAGAAGATCGTCTCGCTCGTGGGGCGCACAGCCATGCGCTCCTGCAGGGGCTCGGTGCCGCCCTGTGTGACCCATGCCACCTCGGGCGCGAATCCCTCCACGTGGTCTGCCTCCTTGAGCAGCAGGCTCTCGGGGATCAGCATGGGCATGGAGACGTTTTCGTGCCCCGTGGCCTTAAACCGCGCGTCCAGCTCCTTCTGAATGAGCTCCCAGATGCCGTAGCCGTAGGGCTTGATCGCCATACAGCCGCGCACGGGCGTGTAATCCATGAGGTCGGCCTGCAGCACGACGTCGGTGTACCACTGCGAAAAGTTCTCGCTTCGGGGGGTGATGTGCTTGACAAACTCCTGATCGTTCTTCTTGGCCATTTCGATTGTCCTCCTAAAAAGTCCATTAGGATAGAAAAAACCTTCGCCCCATGCAGGGACGAAGGAAGGTCTTCTTCGCGGTACCACCCGGCTTGGCGCATGCGCGCCCGCTCAATCCCCCTAACGCGGGGAAAACGCCGACGTTCTTGGCGCCGGGGCATGATGGAGACCGGAGACAAAACCGCCTGCACGCGCTGCCTTTCAGCCGATGGGCCGCGCTCTCTTTTTGCCGCCTGACTTCGTCTTTCTCCGTCGTCGCCGGTATGTGGGCTTATTATACCCGCATGCAGGAAAAATTGCAAGGGGGTTCCCCGCTTTTCACGTGCAAATTGGATCGCACAGGCAAAAACCCTGCGCCGGACAAAGAAAAAAGCAGGAACCCGATTGCCCTCTAAGCCCCTGCCTAAACCGGCTCGTCTTCCGACCGGATCGTAACCCCCAGCAGCCGCGCCAGGTCGCACGCCTGCAACGGCGAAACCGTCGCCCCCATCAGCTCGTCCCGGCCGCCCAGCACGATGCCGGAGATCTCGTTCGTCCGAAGATCCATGCCCTTCAACTTTGTACCGACAAATTCCGCTCCCGTAAGTTCGCAGCGCACGAACCGCACATTTTTCATCTCCGACTCCGCCATGCAGGCCTGCGACAGCTTGCAATCCTCGAAGTCTGCGAATTTAAACCTTCCCATCGCGAGGTTCGCGTACTGCATCTGGCAGCGGCTTAGCGCCGCGTGCATCAGCAGGCTCTCCTGTAGCCGCACGCCCAGACAGCGGCAGTCCTCAAAGAGCACGCGCTGAAACGCGCCGCCTGAAAAGTCCGCGCCCGACAGCTCGCAGCGGAGGAACGCCGCGTCCATGAAGCCAAAGCGCACCCCTTCGCAGGCAAGAAACGTGCAGCGCTCAAAGATGCAGGCGCGAAATTCCGCCCGCGTCCCCGTCAGGCCCTCAAACATCACGCCCACGAAGCGGACGTCCTGAACGTCCTCCCCCTCTGCGAGCAGGGCGAGCGTCTGCGCGTCCAGCTCCTCCAAAACCCGCGGCTGCCTTGGCAACCGCGGACGCAGCAGCCCCTTCACTGGGCCTTAAAACCGGAGGCGATCAGCGCTGACATCGCTTCCATCGCGCTCTGTTCGTCCTCGCCGTCGATACGCAGCAGGATGGCGTCGCCGGGGCCCACGCCCAGCGAAAGCACGCCCATCATGGATTTCGCGTTGATGGTCTTGGGGCCCTGCTCGATGAGAATGCGCGATGTGTAGCGGCATGCCGTCTGTACCAGCAGCGCGGCGGGCTTGGACTGGAGGCCCTCGGCGTTCTGAATGCTCACTTCTTTACGAATCATGTTGGGGTTCCTCCTTCGCTCTTTTGCCTTAATTCCTGCGCAAAGTCGTACAGCCTGCGCAGGCGATGGTTCACGCCCGACTTTCCCACGGGCGGGTCTAACATTTCACCCAGTTCCTGAAGCGATACCTCGCGGTAGTCGAGCCGCAGCTTCGCCACCTCGCACAGCAGCGGCGGCAGGTTTTCAAGGCCGTAATGGTCGCGGATATACTCGATCGCTTCCACCTGCCGGGTCGAGGCGTCCAGCGTCTTTTGCAGGTTGGCGCTGTCGCAGTTGACCATGCGATTGACGTTGTTGCGGATGTCCTTCTGAATGCGGATGTTTTCCAGCTCGCACAGCGCGGCGTGCGCCCCGATGAGGGACAGCAGCGTCACGATCTGCTCCCCTTCTTTTAAGTATATCACATACGAGCCTTTTCGGTGAACGACTTTCACATTCAGATCGTATTTACCGATGAATTTCATGAGCGAGGCGGCAAAGTTCTCGTCCGACACCACGAATTCCAGATGATATTCCCGCTCCGGGTTGGCGATGGACCCGCCCGCGAGGAACGCGCCGCGCACGAACGCCCTGCGGCAGCACTTGCGGCTGACGATGTCCTTGGGAATCGTGCGCCTGATGCCGATGTGCCCCTGCTCGCTGCGCCTGAGGATACCACAGCCCTCCAGCGCGAAGGCCGCCTCGTCGTCATGCAGCGTCAGACGATAGGTGTTGCGCCCGCCCAGGCGCGTATGGCGCAGCGTGGTCAGCTCCGGCTGCACGTCGAACAGGCGCTTGAAGAGCGTGTAGACGCGCCGGGCTGTCGCTGCGTTTTCGCTTTCCACCGTAAGGCGCATGCGCCCCGCGCTCATGAGCCCGATGGTGCCGCTGACGGAGACGATGGCCGCCAACTCCGCGAGCATGCAGCATACGCTCTCCGGCTCAATGCGGGCCAGCTCGTCCTTTGTATCTGAAGAAAATGACATAGTGCCTCCAAAGTGCTTTCGCGCCCCGGCACAGACGGTTACTTCGTCTGCCAGAGCAGCTTTTCCAGCTCGATATCCCGGTGGTTCACGTCCACCGCGAGCCCTTGCCCACGCAGGTACGCGCCCAGCGCCTCCGCGATAGCGACGGAACGGTGCGCGCCGCCCGTGCAGCCGATCGCGATCATCAGCCGATGCTTGCCCTCCTCGCGGTAGTGGGGCAGCAGGTAGTCCAGCAGTCCCTCCACGCGCGTCAGGAATTCCTGCGTCACAGGGCTCTGGAGCACGAAATCGCGCACGGGCGCCTCCAGCCCCGTGTACATGCAGATGTCCGGGATGTAAAACGGGTTGGGCAGAAAACGCACGTCCCATACCAGGTCGCTCTCTCTCGGTATGCCCCGCTTAAATCCGAAGGAGAGGATCTCGATCAGCATTCGCGGTCCATCGGTGCCGACCTCGAAGATCATCTTGTCCGCGCGCGCCGCCGCCTGCCGCGGACGCAGGCCAGAGGTGTCCAGCACGTAGGTCGCGACCTCGCGCAGAGGCTGAAGGAGCTCGCGCTCGCGCAGGATCGCCTCGGTCAGCGACACGTCGGGTCCGGCCAGCGGGTGATCGCGGCGCGTCTCCTTGTAGCGCGTGATGAGCGCGTCGTCCGCTGCCTCCAAAAAGAGCGTCTCCACGGGATAGCCCGCTTCCCTCGCCTCTTCGATGATGCGGCAGACCGCGCGCGCATCGAAAAACGCGCCGCCGCGAATGTCCACCGCCATGGCGACCGCCTTCACCTGCGTAGAGGAAGCCGTGCACAGCTCCAGGAACTTGGGGATCATCATCGGCGGCAGGTTGTCCACGCAAAGAAAGCCGCTGTCCTCCAGATGGCGCAGCATGCCCGTCTTACCCGCGCCCGAAAGCCCCGTCACGATCATATATCTCATTTGTAGCTTACTCCTCGCCTAAAATCCGAACCTCCGGCTCCAGGCGCACGCCGAACCGCGCCTCCACCGTATCCTGAACGTAAGCCATCAGCGCAAGGACGTCCCTCGCCGTGGCCCCGCCCGCATTGACCACAAAGCCCGTATGTTTTTCAGAAACCTGCGCGCCGCCGACACGCACGCCGCGAAGGCCCGCCTCGTCGATCATCTGCGAGGCATAGCCGTTTTTCGGCCGTTTAAAGGTAGAGCCCGCGCTGGGCACGGTCAGCGGCTGCTTTTCGCGCCGCCGGCGGTTGAGCTCCGTCATCTGCGAAAGGAGTTCTTCGCGGTCGCCCGGGGAAAGCTGCACCGTCACCTCCGTCACGATCAGCCCACGCTCCATGAGCGCGCTCGTGCGATAGCCGTACTTGAGCTGCTCTCCGCACAGGCGTACGGCGTTTCCCTCCCCGTCCAGCGCGCTCACGCAGGAGACGATCTGCGCCATCTCGCCGCCATACGCGCCCGCGTTCATCACCGCCGCGCCGCCCAGCGTGCCCGGGATGCCGCAGCAGAACACCGCGCCCGACAGCCCCGCCCTCGCCGCCGCCTGCGACAGCGCGGACAAGGTAGCCCCCGCCTCGAGGGTCATCCGCGTGCCCTCCACCCGAATCGCCGCCATGCTGTCCGCGATGCGCAGCACCACGCCGCGGATGCCGCCGTCCCGCACCAGCAGGTTGGATCCGTTGCCGATGACGGTCAGGCGCTCGCTCCGCTCCCGGCAGGCCGAAAGCACCGCACGAATCTCCGCCGAAGAGGCCGCGTCCACCAGCAGGTCAGCCGGTCCACCCACGCAAAACGTCGTATAATCGCGCATGGGCGCGTCGGGAATCAGCCGCTGCTTTGGTATAAGGGGCGCAAGCGCCTCGTAAATGCCGTTCATCCGCCGTCTCCTCAAAACTTGATGTCATTATTGTATCCTGTCGGCGCGACGGTTACAAGCCCGCGCTACACATTTTCCACGTTTTTCAGTAAAACCCGACCGCATCGATCTGCGCGCCGCCGCTGCGAAGACCGAGCTGAGCGGCCTGCGAAAGCGCCGGGCCCTGCGCCTCCCAGGAAAAGGCGTTGGCGCATAGCAGCTCCTCCGACAGCAGGGGCTCAAAGACCTGAAGCAGCAGCGGCGTATCCCGCTGTGAAAAGGGATTCACACCCTCCCGCACCGGGAACAGACCGTACCCGCCCAGCAGCTTCTGGTTTTCTTCCAATAATAAATCCGACAGGAACGACACCGCCAGATCGCCCTGCGGCGCTCCCTTCAGCACGCTGCCCAGCAGCAGCATGTCCGTATAGGGCCGCTCCGGCGCTGCGACGGAAAACTCAAAGCCCTTGCCCGCCTCGCGCAGGGCGGCGAACCTGCGCACCTCGCGCTGCGTGCACACGAGCATCGCGGCGCGTCCCTGCGTGAAGTCCTGATACGCCTTCTGCGCGGTCGCGGCCAGCGCATCCTGCGGCAGCGCGCCCTCCGGAAGCTTGGAAAGCAGTCCCTGACTGGCCTCGCCCATGCAAAGCGCCGCCGCCGAAAAACAGCGCGTGCCGTCCGCCGGAATCTGAAGCGCGCTGACCGCGTGCTGCTTTTTCCCCTCCGCCTTGCGCATGGCGCCCGCGATCGACTCCTGCGTCCATGAGCCGTCGGCATAGGCCGTGTTGGCCAGCACACAGTAGCCGCCCATGCATACGGGCACGCCGTAGAGCACGTCCCGGCTGCGTCCGGCCGTCTCGATCTGCGGGCGAACCCCGGTCTCGCCCGCCACGGGCGTGAGCAGCTCCTCGGGGTTTGAAAGCGCGCCGGGCTCGTACAGCAGAAGATCCGGCAGGACCGCCTCCGCCGCCGTCAGTTCCTCCGGCTGCGCCCGGCGCACCCGCACGCTCACCCCTGCGTTTTCCTTTTCAAACAGGGCCGCCTGCTTGAGCACCCAGGCGTCCGAGCCCGTCCAGCCTTCGATCAGCCAGACCCTGAGCACGCGCCGGGGCGTTTGTTCGTACAGCGGCGGCGCGGAGGGCACGGCCAGCAGCCGCTGCGCTCCCAGCGCCAGGAGCGCCGTAACGGCCAGCGAAAGCGCGCAGACAATCCCTTTTCGCATAAAATCCCTCCGTTTTCCGGCCGCCGGGCGGCCTGCCTCTCGCCCATCCTATGCAGAGTCCTGTCCTTTCAGGCCGGTTTTTTGAACAGAGCCCGCGGTTTTGCAAAAAGTTTATTATTTCTAAACACCGCAAACAATCCCGCAAAACTTTGTATTGACAGCAAACCCTGAGATGGATTATACTAAACGCGTTTATCAAAGCATACGGTTTTACTCGAAATTGCAAAAGGCGGGCAGGACGGATGTTCTCCCCGCGAAGGAGCCGACATGGAGGAAGTCATCCTGTCCCTGAAGGGAATCGAAAAATCGTTCGGAGAGGGCGACGTGCTCGCCGGCATCGATCTTGACGTCTATAAAGGCGAGTTCGTCACGCTGCTGGGCTCTTCCGGCTGCGGAAAGACGACGACGCTGCGCATCATCGCGGGCCTTGAAACGCCGGATTCGGGCGCCATCATCTTAAACGGCCAGGACGTCACGGCGCTTGCCCCGGAACAGCGGAATGTCAATACCGTCTTTCAGAACTACGCGCTCTTTCCGCACATGAACGTGGAGAAGAACGTCGCCTATGGCCTCAGAGTCCGAGGCGTCTCCAAGGCCGAAACGCAGGATCGCGTCCGGCAGATGCTGCGCCTGGTGCAGATGGAGGGTTTCGCCAAGCGCATGCCCGCACAGCTCTCCGGCGGCCAGCGTCAGCGCATCGCCATCGCGCGCGCTCTCTGCTGCAACCCGGCGCTGCTGCTATTGGACGAACCGTTGGGCGCGCTGGACCTGCAGCTGCGCCGCCAGATGCAGGTGGAGCTCAAGCGCCTGCAGGAGCGTCTGGGCATCACGTTCATTTACATCACCCACGACCAGGAAGAAGCGCTGGGGATGTCGGACCGCATCGCGGTCATGCAAGGCGGTCGCTTTGAACAGCTGGGCACGCCGGAGGACATCTTCGAGCGCCCGGCAACCCGCTACGTGGCGCAGTTCATCGGCCAAAGCACGATCCTGGAGGCGGACGTCGAATCCGTCGAGGGCGGCATGGCGCAGCTAACCTGTCCCGACGGCCGGGTGCGCGTCTCGCTCACGCGCGGACAGCTCCGTCCGGGCGAAGCGGCGACGCTGTGCATCCGCAACGAGCGCATGCACCTGAGCGTCAAGCCGGTCGAGGGTTTTTCCCTTGTGGGCACCGTCAACCTCAACCGCTATACGGGCGGCGCGCTGGTGACGCACGTGACGCTTCCCTCGGGGCTCGACGTCGCGGCGACGGGCTCCGGGCGCATGGAAGAAGCGCCTGCCGTCGGTTCGCGCGCCTACCTGTACTGGGATGCGGCGCAGGCGAGCGTGGTAGGAGGTGCGTCTCATGGCCGGGGCTAAGACCGCGGGCAGGCACGGAACGCGGCTGTTCCTCGTGCCGCTGACGATGGTCGCCGTGCTCTTCGTGGCGATCCCGCTGTGTTACGTGCTGGTGCTCTCCTTCATGACGCGGGGCGACAATTCCACCGTGCAGTCCGCCTTTACGATGGAAAACTACCGCCGTCTGCTCGATCCGACCTACGTGCGGGTGTTCGCCAATTCGCTGCTGCTCTCCCTGTGGACCACGCTCATCTCCCTCCTCATCGGCTATCCCTTCGGCTACTGCATGGCGCGCGCGAGCGCCAAGTGGCGCACGCTGCTGATGCTGCTGGTGATCGTCCCCTTCTGGACGAACGCGCTGGTCCGCCTTTTTGGCTGGAAGATTCTGCTTCAGGCGAACGGCCCCATCAATGCCTTCCTCAAGGCGCTGGGACTGATCGACAAGCCGCTCAAAATGCTGGGCAGCTACGGTTCGGTGCTGCTGGCGATGGTCTACTGCCTCATTCCCTTCATGATCCTGCCCTGCCACAGCGCGGTGGACAAGATGGACTGGGCGTGCGTGGAGGCTGCGCGCGATCTGGGCGCGAAGCCCTGGTACGCCTTCCTCACGGTGACATTGCCCCTGACGCTGCCGGGCATCTCGGCGGGCTGTGTGCTGGTGTTCGTCCCCTCCATGGGGCTCTTCTTCGTCTCCGACCTGATGGGCGGCTCGCTCATGCTGGTGGGCAACCTCATCCGCGACCAGCTGCTGAAAAGCCGCGACTGGCCCTTCGGCGCGGCGCTGTCGGTGCTGCTGATGGCGGTGACGACGCTGATCTTCGTCTCCTACCGCAAATCCGGCGGCAAGGACCTGGGGGTGTTTTGATTGAAAAAGAAGCGCAAGATCTTTTCCCCCATCTATCTGACGCTGGTGCTGCTGGTCATGTACCTGCCCATCCTGATGGTCGTCATCTACTCCTTCAACTCCGGGCGCACGATCGGCGCCTGGCAGGGCTTTACGACCGCCTGGTATTCCCGCCTTCTGGGCAACACCCTGATGGGCGACGCACTCAAGAACAGCCTCGTGCTGGCGCTGTGGTCGATGTGTCTGTCCGGTATCATCGGAACGTTGGGCGCCATCGGCATGGCGAAGAACCATTTTCACGGACAGACGGTGCTGGAGACGCTCTCCACCCTGCCGATGATGATTCCGGAAATCATCCTGGGCATGGCGTACCTGGCGATCTTCTCCGGCATCGGCCTGTCGCTGGGCATGCCTACGCTCGTCATCACGCATACGACGTTCTGCGTTCCCTACGTGTACATCAACGTGCGCAGCCGCTTGGTCGGCATGGATCCAGCCATCGAGGAGGCGGCGCGCGATCTGGGCGCAGGCCCCTGGCGCGTCCTTCGGGATATCACGCTGCCCCTTATCGCGCCCTCCGTCGCCTCCGGCATGCTGCTGGCGCTGGCGATGTCGCTGGACGACGTGGTCATCTCCTTCTTCGTGACGGGCGCGACCACGACTACGCTGCCCCTCAAGGTCTACACGGGCCTGCGCAACGGCGGAACGCCCGAAATCAATGCCCTGTGCACGCTGCTGCTGGGCGCGGTGTTCCTGTTTGTCGCCATCGCGCAACTCTGGCAGGCGCGCCAGCGTCTAAAAAGAAAGCACGAACAAAATCAACCCGAGACCCGGGATTGATGATAAAGGACTAAAGGAGGCAACCCATGAAAAAGCTGCTATCTCTGCTGCTCGCCCTGTCGATGCTGACGATCCCCTTCGCGTCCATGGCGGAAGAGGAAAAGGTGCTCAACATCTTTTCCTGGGACGGCTACATCGACTATGAAACCGTCATCAAGCCCTTCGAGCAGGAAACAGGCATTAAGGTCAACTATGCGCCGTTCTCCACCAATGAGGAAATGCTCAAGAAGCTGCAGGAAAACGGCGCCTCGGAATACGACGTGGTGCTGGCCAGCGACTACATCCTCAACACCGCCCGCCAGGAAGGGCTGATGCAGAAGCTGAATAAGGATCTGATCCCCAACTACCAGAATCTGAACCCCGAGTTCACCTCGCAGTACTTCGACCCGGACAACGAGTACGTCGCTCCCTACATGAGCGGCATTCCGCTCATCATC harbors:
- the murB gene encoding UDP-N-acetylmuramate dehydrogenase encodes the protein MNGIYEALAPLIPKQRLIPDAPMRDYTTFCVGGPADLLVDAASSAEIRAVLSACRERSERLTVIGNGSNLLVRDGGIRGVVLRIADSMAAIRVEGTRMTLEAGATLSALSQAAARAGLSGAVFCCGIPGTLGGAAVMNAGAYGGEMAQIVSCVSALDGEGNAVRLCGEQLKYGYRTSALMERGLIVTEVTVQLSPGDREELLSQMTELNRRRREKQPLTVPSAGSTFKRPKNGYASQMIDEAGLRGVRVGGAQVSEKHTGFVVNAGGATARDVLALMAYVQDTVEARFGVRLEPEVRILGEE
- a CDS encoding pentapeptide repeat-containing protein, yielding MEELDAQTLALLAEGEDVQDVRFVGVMFEGLTGTRAEFRACIFERCTFLACEGVRFGFMDAAFLRCELSGADFSGGAFQRVLFEDCRCLGVRLQESLLMHAALSRCQMQYANLAMGRFKFADFEDCKLSQACMAESEMKNVRFVRCELTGAEFVGTKLKGMDLRTNEISGIVLGGRDELMGATVSPLQACDLARLLGVTIRSEDEPV
- the whiA gene encoding DNA-binding protein WhiA — translated: MSFSSDTKDELARIEPESVCCMLAELAAIVSVSGTIGLMSAGRMRLTVESENAATARRVYTLFKRLFDVQPELTTLRHTRLGGRNTYRLTLHDDEAAFALEGCGILRRSEQGHIGIRRTIPKDIVSRKCCRRAFVRGAFLAGGSIANPEREYHLEFVVSDENFAASLMKFIGKYDLNVKVVHRKGSYVIYLKEGEQIVTLLSLIGAHAALCELENIRIQKDIRNNVNRMVNCDSANLQKTLDASTRQVEAIEYIRDHYGLENLPPLLCEVAKLRLDYREVSLQELGEMLDPPVGKSGVNHRLRRLYDFAQELRQKSEGGTPT
- a CDS encoding HPr family phosphocarrier protein is translated as MIRKEVSIQNAEGLQSKPAALLVQTACRYTSRILIEQGPKTINAKSMMGVLSLGVGPGDAILLRIDGEDEQSAMEAMSALIASGFKAQ
- the proS gene encoding proline--tRNA ligase gives rise to the protein MAKKNDQEFVKHITPRSENFSQWYTDVVLQADLMDYTPVRGCMAIKPYGYGIWELIQKELDARFKATGHENVSMPMLIPESLLLKEADHVEGFAPEVAWVTQGGTEPLQERMAVRPTSETIFCTMYSKWVQSWRDLPLKYNQWCSVMRWEKTTRPFLRTAEFLWQEGHTVHATAEEAQEETMQMLRVYHEFCENVLAVPVYSGQKSEKEKFAGARATYSVEAMMQDGKALQSGTSHNFGTNFAEPFDITYLSKDGKLEYCHETSWGVSTRLIGAIIMTHGDERGLKLPPRVAPVQVVILPIAAHKGGVMEKCQEIRDELAAAGIRVKLDDRDNVSAGWKFNEWELKGVPVRLEVGPRDIEAGQVLSVRRDTFEKKPLALSGLAGEVGALLEDVHQNMFEIARAFRDEHTKVVQDMDELTAQVNGGYAKAMWCGEQACEDKIKELTGATSRNMPFDQTPVGGTCVCCGKKAEKVMYFAKAY
- a CDS encoding ABC transporter permease subunit produces the protein MAGAKTAGRHGTRLFLVPLTMVAVLFVAIPLCYVLVLSFMTRGDNSTVQSAFTMENYRRLLDPTYVRVFANSLLLSLWTTLISLLIGYPFGYCMARASAKWRTLLMLLVIVPFWTNALVRLFGWKILLQANGPINAFLKALGLIDKPLKMLGSYGSVLLAMVYCLIPFMILPCHSAVDKMDWACVEAARDLGAKPWYAFLTVTLPLTLPGISAGCVLVFVPSMGLFFVSDLMGGSLMLVGNLIRDQLLKSRDWPFGAALSVLLMAVTTLIFVSYRKSGGKDLGVF
- the rapZ gene encoding RNase adapter RapZ, encoding MRYMIVTGLSGAGKTGMLRHLEDSGFLCVDNLPPMMIPKFLELCTASSTQVKAVAMAVDIRGGAFFDARAVCRIIEEAREAGYPVETLFLEAADDALITRYKETRRDHPLAGPDVSLTEAILRERELLQPLREVATYVLDTSGLRPRQAAARADKMIFEVGTDGPRMLIEILSFGFKRGIPRESDLVWDVRFLPNPFYIPDICMYTGLEAPVRDFVLQSPVTQEFLTRVEGLLDYLLPHYREEGKHRLMIAIGCTGGAHRSVAIAEALGAYLRGQGLAVDVNHRDIELEKLLWQTK
- the abc-f gene encoding ribosomal protection-like ABC-F family protein; translated protein: MALIDVSHLTFGYDGSFEDVFEDVSFQIDTSWRLGFTGRNGRGKTTFLKLLMGAYPYEGTITAPVQFEYFPLEVPDGSLTTLEAAQQLNPGMEQWRFERELGLLFVDEGALWRPFDTLSGGERTKVLLALLFLRDHRFLLIDEPTNHLDMRAREQVAAYLRRKSGFILVSHDRAFLDACVDHVLSLNKTGIEVVSCDFSTFMHNKALREQYEQGENERLKRDIGRLATAARATAGWSDAVEKTKKGAADSGYVGHKSAKMMKRAKNAETRRLRAVEEKRGLLRDVETVEPLTMHPLEFRQSKLAEALDLSIRFDGREVTRGVRFTVQGGERIALSGPNGCGKSSILKLIAGEEIPHGGTLRVANGLAISYVPQDMHFLEGSLYDYARTCGVDATLLLTTLRTLDFSRAQFEKDMRDFSAGQKKKVLLARSLCEEAHLFLWDEPLNYIDLYSRMQLEALIQKKRPTMLFVEHDRAFVDAVATQRIEL
- a CDS encoding ABC transporter permease, whose product is MKKKRKIFSPIYLTLVLLVMYLPILMVVIYSFNSGRTIGAWQGFTTAWYSRLLGNTLMGDALKNSLVLALWSMCLSGIIGTLGAIGMAKNHFHGQTVLETLSTLPMMIPEIILGMAYLAIFSGIGLSLGMPTLVITHTTFCVPYVYINVRSRLVGMDPAIEEAARDLGAGPWRVLRDITLPLIAPSVASGMLLALAMSLDDVVISFFVTGATTTTLPLKVYTGLRNGGTPEINALCTLLLGAVFLFVAIAQLWQARQRLKRKHEQNQPETRD
- a CDS encoding polyamine ABC transporter ATP-binding protein, whose amino-acid sequence is MEEVILSLKGIEKSFGEGDVLAGIDLDVYKGEFVTLLGSSGCGKTTTLRIIAGLETPDSGAIILNGQDVTALAPEQRNVNTVFQNYALFPHMNVEKNVAYGLRVRGVSKAETQDRVRQMLRLVQMEGFAKRMPAQLSGGQRQRIAIARALCCNPALLLLDEPLGALDLQLRRQMQVELKRLQERLGITFIYITHDQEEALGMSDRIAVMQGGRFEQLGTPEDIFERPATRYVAQFIGQSTILEADVESVEGGMAQLTCPDGRVRVSLTRGQLRPGEAATLCIRNERMHLSVKPVEGFSLVGTVNLNRYTGGALVTHVTLPSGLDVAATGSGRMEEAPAVGSRAYLYWDAAQASVVGGASHGRG